A single region of the Zygotorulaspora mrakii chromosome 4, complete sequence genome encodes:
- the ARP8 gene encoding Arp8p (similar to Saccharomyces cerevisiae ARP8 (YOR141C); ancestral locus Anc_5.477) → MSQETRESSIVYEDPIDIPLEEEDDDEEDEEDEQIGHSEDEEDGGGDDDDDDDDEDDEDDDDDGDNQGSEILRSSTATPISRPNTVSETGDTDGNDGDMEDGKRSPSSSQDRVNKFAKLDPTKAPPGKKVPLHLLEKRRLGRIKAAEEFARKLKQIGIEKIEANTLPPTGLFQPVLLINQKNYSSDYLKKDEQVFALRERKTIRNNAQVSTVNNTPDVTDLKNSQTEANDIINNPDEDIDLSDANTTIVIHPGSKFLKIGFAKDETPTVIPCCTAIPKSELADKEKSPKAPKISKEQSEKFENEKLEIQQSFRDRMRYYKRKMQPNSREQVLSYNKASKPQIIDSKGDPQRINWILDGDKRYYGDEAIKCSLEKFVIRYPFHNGGSFNISSPYYASLQDLLSDVIKLLEHAFSMEKFNLTPSQFSQYKVVLVIPDLFEKSHVELFIRTLLTEMQFQAVAIIQESLATCYGAGLSSSTCIVNIGATQTSIACIDEGTVLENSLVNLNYGGDDITKLFAIFLMQSAFPYKDWDITSPHGWLLAEQLKKDFVTFQDANVTVQLYNFNNRVPKAPLEKYELKVFDEVMLAPLAIFYPEIISTLHSTTKMNEQKNKILQAQLPISKDIFTECVNDWRSYSQNDCLNGTLYCGNNNDVDVITKILDLPTKIEDFQNEAPMNPDMRKNYTPLEKAIVQSITNASIPLDIAKMSTFYSNILVVGGGSNIPALDFILTDRINIWRPRLLSLTTFPNFYKKVLKQAKDMRATVKSGKAEEEEEEMKLKVDSMIKEELQKYWDSIEAQNGNEHLLPVNVLPPPRDMDPSMLIWKGASVLAQIKLVEELYLTSTDWDIHGSRILQYKCLFTY, encoded by the coding sequence ATGAGTCAGGAGACAAGAGAATCTAGTATAGTGTATGAAGATCCTATAGATATTCCACTAGAGGAGGAAGACGACGACGAGGAAGACGAGGAAGATGAGCAGATTGGTCACAGTGAAGACGAGGAGGATGGCGGTggcgatgatgatgatgatgacgacgacgaggatgacgaagacgatgatgatgatggcgACAATCAGGGAAGTGAGATTCTGAGAAGCAGCACCGCAACGCCGATCAGTCGTCCTAATACGGTATCGGAAACTGGAGACACTGACGGCAATGATGGAGATATGGAGGATGGGAAAAGATCACCCTCTTCTTCACAGGATAGAGTAAACAAGTTTGCGAAACTGGACCCTACAAAAGCGCCTCCGGGCAAAAAAGTCCCACTGCATCTTTTAGAGAAGAGGAGGTTGGGTCGTATCAAAGCTGCAGAGGAATTTGCTAGAAAATTAAAACAGATCGGTAtcgaaaaaattgaggCCAATACTTTGCCCCCAACAGGCCTATTTCAACCTGTTTTATTGATCAATCAGAAAAATTACTCATCTGATTAcctcaaaaaagatgaacaGGTGTTTGCACTACgagaaagaaaaactaTTAGAAATAATGCTCAAGTGTCAACAGTTAATAACACACCTGATGTAACTGACCTAAAAAATAGTCAGACGGAAGCTAACGATATCATAAATAATCCTGATGAAGACATTGACTTGAGTGATGCAAATACAACAATTGTCATACATCCAGGCTCAaagttcttgaaaatcGGATTTGCGAAAGATGAAACTCCTACCGTAATACCGTGTTGTACGGCTATACCAAAAAGTGAACTTGCAGATAAAGAGAAAAGTCCAAAGGCACCTAAAATATCGAAAGAACAGTCAGAGAAAttcgaaaatgaaaaattggagaTTCAGCAAAGTTTCAGAGATAGAATGAGGTATtacaagagaaaaatgcAGCCAAATTCCCGAGAACAAGTTTTAAGTTATAATAAAGCCTCTAAACCACAAATAATAGATTCTAAGGGTGACCCGCAAAGAATAAACTGGATATTAGATGGAGACAAACGTTATTACGGCGACGAAGCCATCAAATGCTCACtggaaaaatttgtcaTTAGGTATCCATTCCACAATGGAGGATCCTTCAATATCTCTTCACCATACTATGCTTCTTTGCAGGATCTACTAAGCGACGTTATTAAACTGTTGGAACACGCATTTTCaatggaaaaattcaatctGACACCATCACAATTCTCCCAATATAAAGTTGTACTCGTCATACCTGATTTATTCGAGAAAAGTCATgttgaacttttcatcaGGACTTTACTGACTGAAATGCAATTCCAGGCTGTCGCAATCATTCAGGAATCACTTGCAACATGCTATGGAGCTGGTTTGAGCTCTTCGACATGTATAGTTAATATTGGCGCTACTCAAACTAGTATAGCATGTATTGATGAAGGCACTGTATTAGAAAACAGCTTAGTGAATCTAAACTACGGTGGCGATGATATAACGAAAttatttgcaatttttttaatgcaAAGTGCATTTCCATATAAAGATTGGGATATAACGTCACCCCATGGATGGTTATTGGCGGAACAACTGAAGAAAGACTTTGTCACGTTTCAAGATGCTAATGTCACAGTTCAGCTCTATAATTTCAACAACCGTGTACCAAAGGCACCACTAGAAAAATACGAGTTGAAAGTATTCGATGAGGTTATGTTGGCTCCGCTAGCGATTTTTTATCCAGAAATAATTTCGACTTTGCATTCCACTACCAAAATGAATgaacaaaagaacaaaatcTTGCAAGCTCAACTTCCTATCtcaaaagatatatttACTGAGTGTGTTAATGACTGGAGATCATATTCACAAAATGATTGTTTAAACGGGACATTATATTGTGGGAACAATAATGATGTCGATGTAATCACGAAAATACTGGATTTACCCACGAAAATTGAAGACTTTCAAAACGAAGCCCCAATGAATCCTGATATGAGAAAAAACTATACTCCATTAGAAAAAGCTATTGTTCAAAGTATCACAAATGCAAGTATTCCGTTGGATATCGCTAAAATGTCAACATTCTACTCGAACATTTTAGTAGTGGGTGGTGGATCAAATATCCCAGCGTTAGATTTTATCTTAACGGATCGCATTAATATATGGAGACCAAGGCTGTTAAGTTTAACTACATTCCCAAACTTTTATAAGAAAGTTTTAAAACAGGCAAAGGATATGAGAGCAACTGTTAAATCCGGAAAggcagaagaagaagaagaagagatgaaaCTGAAAGTTGACTCAAtgataaaagaagaattgcaaaaatattGGGATAGTATAGAGGCACAAAATGGCAATGAACACTTATTGCCAGTCAATGTACTTCCTCCACCTCGTGATATGGATCCCTCAATGTTAATTTGGAAAGGTGCAAGTGTGCTAGCACAAATCAAACTGGTGGAAGAATTATATTTGACAAGTACAGATTGGGATATTCATGGTAGCCGAATTTTACAATACAAGTGCCTCTTCACATACTGA
- the SFL1 gene encoding Sfl1p (similar to Saccharomyces cerevisiae SFL1 (YOR140W); ancestral locus Anc_5.476) — protein sequence MVQQQRSEDSAAGVHGTGSGRRASILCGNNPQANTGAATSQPQGQGQGQGQGQTPGSSSSSSNAGHGPLQNTVFIHKLYNILEDDDLKDLIWWSSSGLSFLIRPTEQFSRALATYFKHTNIASFVRQLNMYGFHKVSNDHNKDVQTSTTTSSAQQPPPPPPSAHGGPQVDSDGIKIWEFRHSTGLFKKGDIEGLKFIKRRSSRNITPLSVRKNSNPNSAFAGGMADDDRERENESLRISRPPSQPSQIQLQQQQQQLQQQQQQQQQYHQQLQQWQRSQFMSNPDLEVPAQAQQQPALPRSHSQISHQQSAVTPANGPAFSTYPSTDSFFSQRYHQHNFDTKYSELSQNFNDLRYDYSNLQMKHEEKLESLRNLSFDMTKLLDFLASFISLHNNSSVTYRELISIHIDEKKLSNDSQKKLKNNEIELNNLEQELIKFKASLISRSQKNPDFVRQQQQSQQPLQPQPLHKQQPQPQPQPQPQPQPHPQSHASTNSISIPTAPNLAPNVFVVPAPPGTTVNPPQPAGPPFLATDNFAASGMMMMNPFESNGHQTSAKRNMSILMDPLSSAPPINAMIPPHLTSSPVRQPYYTSHTPGSQIVRNPSPLMNSTKAPKFENSNNSETSNNLSSATTIKRNTRLSVKDGTFVMKPSKSNATTVAANGKRNSVQSDGSSRSNSVVSLANENFISNASNTELTGSKDSATLGLPFKTFYSHNNSINEPNSSANSNNESTVLQNYNQKTTSESNNNSHQNRQSPSNAFSQKNYKAAEPENNNSMSELFHKRELTSTVNDVNIDAQVNIVSPIPTRSINADIGSSRGSSGVYSLLNKEGSAASTNEEENSAKRVKL from the coding sequence ATGGTTCAGCAGCAGAGGTCCGAAGACAGTGCCGCTGGCGTCCACGGGACGGGCAGCGGCAGAAGAGCGTCCATCTTGTGCGGGAACAATCCGCAGGCGAACACGGGGGCGGCCACGAGTCAGCCGCAAGGGCAGGGCCAGGGCCAGGGCCAGGGCCAGACACCGGGGTCGTCGAGTTCGAGCAGCAATGCGGGCCACGGTCCGCTGCAGAACACAGTGTTCATTCACAAGCTGTACAATATCCTGGAAGACGACGACCTGAAAGACTTGATATGGTGGTCGTCCAGTGGGCTGTCGTTCCTGATCAGGCCCACGGAGCAGTTCAGCCGGGCGCTGGCGACGTATTTCAAACACACCAATATCGCTAGTTTTGTGCGTCAGCTGAACATGTATGGGTTTCACAAGGTGTCCAACGACCACAACAAGGATGTGCAGACATCGACAACCACGTCCTCAGCGCAACAGCCGCCGCCGCCACCGCCGAGTGCGCACGGAGGCCCGCAAGTCGATTCCGACGGCATAAAGATATGGGAATTCAGGCATAGCACGGggcttttcaaaaaaggcGATATCGAAGGACTGAAATTCATCAAGAGAAGATCTTCAAGAAACATCACGCCTCTAAGCGTcagaaaaaattccaaCCCAAACAGTGCGTTTGCGGGTGGTATGGCGGACGATGACAGGGAGagagaaaatgaaagcTTGAGAATATCGAGACCTCCCTCGCAGCCGTCGCAAATTCAACTccagcagcagcagcagcaactccagcagcaacaacaacaacagcaacagtATCATCAACAGTTACAACAGTGGCAAAGATCTCAATTCATGTCGAATCCAGATTTAGAGGTTCCCGCTCAAGCGCAGCAACAACCAGCATTACCGCGGTCACATTCGCAAATATCGCATCAACAATCTGCTGTTACTCCAGCAAATGGTCCTGCATTCTCTACGTACCCATCGACtgactcttttttcagcCAGAGGTATCATCAACATAATTTCGATACGAAATATTCCGAATTATCACAAAACTTTAACGATTTAAGATATGATTACTCTAATTTACAAATGAAGCATgaagaaaaacttgaaagtCTTAGAAATTTGAGTTTCGATATGACGAAACTTTTAGACTTTTTAGCCAGCTTTATTTCCCTCCACAACAATTCATCAGTCACATATCGCGAGCTAATCAGTATTCATatagatgaaaagaaattgagcAACGATTCTCAGAAAAAGCTTAAGAATAATGAAATCGAATTAAATAATTTGGAGCAAGAATTGATAAAGTTTAAGGCGAGCTTGATATCTCgttctcaaaaaaatccaGATTTTGTACGACAACAACAGCAGTCGCAGCAACCATTACAACCACAACCACTGCATAAGCAACAACCGCAACCGCAACCGCAACCGCAACCGCAGCCCCAACCACACCCCCAATCTCATGCATCTACAAATTCCATTTCAATTCCGACAGCTCCAAATTTAGCACCTAATGTTTTCGTAGTTCCTGCTCCACCAGGAACAACTGTAAATCCTCCTCAACCAGCTGGTCCTCCGTTTTTAGCTACTGATAATTTTGCTGCATCAggaatgatgatgatgaatccTTTCGAGAGTAACGGTCATCAGACTTCAGCGAAAAGAAATATGAGTATTTTAATGGATCCATTATCTTCTGCACCACCAATAAATGCAATGATACCTCCTCATTTAACTTCTTCACCTGTCAGACAACCATATTATACAAGTCATACTCCAGGAAGTCAAATTGTTCGTAATCCATCTCCATTAATGAACTCAACAAAGGCTCCTAAATTCgaaaattcaaacaatAGTGAAACATCAAATAATTTGTCATCAGCAACAACCATAAAGAGAAATACTCGTTTATCGGTTAAAGACGGTACTTTTGTTATGAAaccatcaaaatcaaatgcAACAACAGTAGCGGCGAATGGCAAAAGAAATAGTGTTCAAAGTGATGGTAGTAGTAGAAGTAATAGCGTTGTTTCACtggcaaatgaaaatttcatttcaaatgcTTCAAACACCGAATTAACAGGTTCAAAAGATAGTGCAACGCTTGGTTTACCATTCAAGACTTTTTACTCGCATAACAATTCAATTAATGAACCTAATAGTAGTGCTAATAGTAATAATGAATCCACGGTTTTACAAAATTATAACCAAAAAACAACGTCCGAATCCAATAATAACTCCCATCAAAATAGACAATCACCATCAAATGCATTTAGTCAAAAGAATTATAAAGCTGCAGAACCAGAGAACAACAATAGTATGTCTGAGCTTTTTCACAAGCGTGAATTAACATCAACTGTCAATGACGTTAATATTGACGCTCAAGTTAATATCGTAAGCCCAATTCCAACAAGGTCGATTAATGCAGATATCGGTAGTAGCCGCGGGAGCAGCGGTGTTTATTCCTTGCTTAACAAAGAAGGCTCAGCtgcttcaacaaatgaagaagagaattcAGCAAAAAGAGTAAAATTATAG